In the genome of Kitasatospora cathayae, one region contains:
- a CDS encoding energy-coupling factor transporter transmembrane component T: protein MSSPARSTRPSIGPRQLHPGAWWLWALGLGVAATRTTNPVILLLLAATAGYVVAARRGDAPWSRSYGAFLRLGLLVLGIRLVFAVLLGSPVPGTHVLFALPELPLPAWAQGVRIGGRVTLEGLLSALYDGLRLATLLVCVGAANSLASPARLLRALPGALYEAGVAVVVAMTFAPNLVADVRRLRAARRLRGRTDRGVAAVLSIGLPVLEGALERSIALAAAMDTRGFGRTADVPLRLARVTAALTLAGLLGVCLAAYGLLSADGTDWALPVLLLGLTAAFAGLLLGGRRSARSRYRPDPWALPEWLTAGSGAAAAALVGYLAARDPAAFAPTVVPPTVPVLPLAAVLAVLLGLVPAFAAPTPPRRAS, encoded by the coding sequence ACCGTCCATCGGTCCGCGCCAACTGCACCCCGGGGCCTGGTGGTTGTGGGCGCTCGGGCTCGGCGTGGCGGCGACCCGAACCACCAATCCGGTGATCCTGCTGCTGCTCGCCGCGACCGCCGGCTACGTGGTCGCGGCGCGCCGCGGCGATGCGCCCTGGTCGCGTTCGTACGGGGCGTTCCTGCGGCTCGGACTGCTGGTGCTCGGCATCCGGCTGGTGTTCGCCGTGCTGCTCGGCTCGCCGGTCCCCGGCACCCACGTGCTGTTCGCCCTGCCCGAACTCCCGCTCCCCGCCTGGGCGCAGGGGGTGCGGATCGGCGGGCGGGTCACGCTCGAGGGCCTGCTCTCGGCGCTGTACGACGGGCTGCGCCTGGCCACCCTGCTGGTCTGCGTCGGCGCCGCCAACTCGCTGGCCAGCCCGGCACGCCTGCTGCGCGCCCTGCCCGGCGCGCTCTACGAGGCGGGCGTGGCCGTGGTCGTGGCGATGACCTTCGCGCCGAACCTGGTCGCCGACGTCCGCCGGCTGCGCGCCGCCCGCCGGCTCCGGGGCCGTACGGACAGGGGCGTCGCCGCCGTCCTGAGCATCGGACTCCCGGTCCTGGAAGGCGCGTTGGAGCGGTCGATCGCGCTGGCGGCGGCGATGGACACCCGCGGCTTCGGCCGCACCGCCGACGTCCCGCTCCGGCTCGCCCGGGTGACCGCCGCGCTCACCCTGGCCGGACTGCTCGGGGTCTGCCTGGCCGCGTACGGGCTGCTCAGCGCCGACGGCACCGACTGGGCGCTTCCGGTGCTGCTGCTCGGCCTGACCGCCGCGTTCGCCGGGCTGCTGCTCGGCGGCCGACGATCCGCCAGATCTCGCTACCGGCCGGACCCCTGGGCGCTGCCCGAGTGGCTGACCGCCGGGTCCGGCGCCGCCGCGGCCGCCCTGGTGGGCTACCTCGCCGCCCGGGATCCGGCCGCCTTCGCCCCCACCGTCGTCCCGCCGACCGTTCCCGTGCTGCCGCTGGCCGCCGTACTGGCCGTACTCCTCGGCCTGGTACCGGCGTTCGCCGCCCCGACCCCGCCCCGGAGGGCATCGTGA